Below is a genomic region from Rhizobium sp. 007.
TCCGTATGGCGGCTGACGGCAGGGGCGGCAGCCGTCCGGCCGATCGCAGGCAGGTCGACCGCATCCGCTCGCAGCTCGGCATGGTCTTCCAGAGCTTCAATCTGTGGTCCCACAAGACCGTGCTTGAAAATGTCATCGAGGCGCCCATCCACGTCCAGGGCCGGCCCCGCGCCGAAAGCGTCGAAGAGGCCGAGGCTCTGCTTGCCAAGGTCGGCATTGCCGAGAAGCGGAATTTCTATCCCGCCCATCTTTCCGGCGGCCAGCAGCAGCGCGCAGCAATCGCCCGGGCGCTGGCGATGCGGCCGAAGGTCATGCTCTTCGACGAACCGACCTCAGCGCTCGATCCGGAACTCGTCGGTGAAGTCCTGCGCGTCATGCGCGCGCTTGCCGAGGAAGGACGCACAATGCTCGTGGTCACGCACGAGATGGGCTTTGCCCGCGACGTCTCCAGCCGCGTCGTCTTCCTCCACAAGGGCCTCGTCGAA
It encodes:
- a CDS encoding ATP-binding cassette domain-containing protein; the protein is MTAAMPSPSPIALSVKDMHKSFGPVEVLKGISLDAHEGDVVSILGSSGSGKSTFLRCINLLETPNSGEVTVAGETIRMAADGRGGSRPADRRQVDRIRSQLGMVFQSFNLWSHKTVLENVIEAPIHVQGRPRAESVEEAEALLAKVGIAEKRNFYPAHLSGGQQQRAAIARALAMRPKVMLFDEPTSALDPELVGEVLRVMRALAEEGRTMLVVTHEMGFARDVSSRVVFLHKGLVEEDGKPQDVFANSKSDRFRQFISK